One Mangifera indica cultivar Alphonso chromosome 4, CATAS_Mindica_2.1, whole genome shotgun sequence genomic region harbors:
- the LOC123213971 gene encoding dynamin-related protein 3A-like isoform X2 encodes MAEEPATMPFPQQSTTAAVPLGGSVIPIVNKLQDIFAQLGSQSTIELPQVAVVGSQSSGKSSVLEALVGRDFLPRGNDICTRRPLVLQLLQINTDEEYGEFLHLPGKRFYDFSEIRRQIQAQTDKEAGGNKGVSDKQIRLKIFSPHVLDITLVDLPGITKVPVGEQPADIESRIRTMIMSYIKQPSCLILAVTPANSDLANSDALQIAGIADPDGYRTIGVITKLDIMDRGTDARNLLLGKVIPLRLGYVGVVNRSQEDIIHNRSIKDALVAEEKFFRSRPVYSGLADRCGVPQLAKKLNQILVQHIKAILPGLKSRIGSALVSVAKEHASYGEITESKAGQGALLLNILSKYSEAFSSTVEGKNEEMSTSELSGGARIHYIFQSIFVKSLEEVDPCEDLTDDDIRTAIQNATGPKSALFVPEVPFEVLVRRQIARLLDPSLQCARFIYDELIKISHRCLVNELQRFPVLRKRMDEVIGNFLREGLEPSETMIGHIIEMEMDYINTSHPNFIGGSKAVEMALQQIKSTKIPLPMGRPKDGVEVDKAPTSERSLKSLAILARQVNGIMSDQGVRPMAEVEKVASSGNTSGSSWGISSIFGGSDSRTSAAKESLTTKQYSEPQSMEQVFSMIHLREPPTVLRPSESHSEQESVEIAVTKLLLRSYYDIVRKNIEDSVPKAIMHFLVKHTERELHNVFIRKLYRENLFEEMLQEPDEVATRRKRTRETLRVLQQALRTLDELPLEAESVERGYNMAADPTGLPKIHGLSTSSMYTTSSFSNDSYTASPNNPKYRKSSNSGELQSHYTTADSNGSGRMYMPGAGS; translated from the exons ATGGCGGAAGAACCTGCGACGATGCCGTTTCCACAGCAGTCAACGACGGCGGCTGTGCCGTTGGGAGGCTCCGTCATACCTATAGTGAATAAGCTACAGGACATCTTCGCTCAGCTTGGGAGTCAGTCCACGATCGAGCTTCCGCAGGTGGCGGTGGTCGGCAGTCAAAGCAGCGGCAAGTCCAGTGTTCTAGAAGCTCTCGTCGGTCGCGATTTTCTGCCGCGTGGGAATGATATTTGTACACGTCGTCCTCTCGTGCTTCAGCTCCTGCAGATTAACACTGACGAGGAGTACGGCGAGTTTCTGCACTTGCCTGGGAAGAGGTTTTATGATTTTTCGGAGATCAGGAGACAGATTCAG GCTCAAACAGACAAGGAAGCAGGAGGAAACAAAGGTGTATCAGACAAGCAAATCCGTTTGAAGATTTTTTCTCCTCATGTTCTTGATATTACACTTGTTGATCTGCCTGGTATAACAAAGGTTCCTGTGGGTGAGCAGCCTGCTGATATTGAATCACGAATCAGAACAATGATTATGTCATACATCAAACAACCAAGCTGTCTCATTCTAGCTGTTACACCAGCAAATTCAGATTTAGCAAACTCAGATGCTCTTCAAATTGCTGGAATTGCTGATCCAGATG GTTACAGAACCATAGGTGTAATCACAAAG TTGGATATTATGGATAGAGGTACTGATGCTCGTAATTTGTTGCTTGGTAAAGTAATTCCCCTCCGACTTGGTTATGTAGGCGTTGTGAATCGTAGTCAGGAG GATATTATTCACAACCGAAGTATTAAGGATGCTCTAGTAGCCGAAGAAAAGTTCTTCCGCAGTCGTCCG GTATATAGTGGTCTGGCAGATCGTTGTGGTGTTCCTCAGTTGGCAAAGAAATTGAACCAG ATTCTAGTACAGCATATCAAGGCTATACTTCCAGGGTTAAAGTCCCGCATAGGCTCTGCCCTGGTTTCTGTGGCAAAGGAGCATGCAAGCTATGGAGAAATCACAGAATCAAAG GCTGGTCAGGGAGCTCTTCTCCTGAATATTCTTTCTAAATACTCTGAAG CATTTTCTTCAACGGTGGAGGGGAAAAATGAGGAAATGTCCACATCTGAGCTTTCTGGTGGTGCAagaattcattatatatttcaatcaaTCTTTGTGAAGAGTTTAGAG GAAGTTGATCCATGTGAGGACTTGACTGATGATGACATTCGAACAGCTATTCAGAATGCAACTGGTCCTAAGTCTGCACTATTTGTACCAGAA GTACCATTTGAAGTTCTTGTTCGACGGCAAATTGCTCGTTTGTTAGATCCAAGTCTTCAGTGTGCCAGGTTCATATATGATGAGTTGATAAAG ATTAGCCATCGCTGTCTTGTGAATGAACTGCAACGCTTTCCTGTTCTCAGAAAGCGTATGGATGAAGTTATAGGGAACTTTCTGCGTGAAGGCCTTGAACCCTCTGAGACAATGATTGGACACATTATTGAAATGGAG ATGGACTATATAAACACttcccatccaaattttattgGTGGAAGTAAGGCTGTTGAGATGGCTCTGCAACAGATTAAGTCCACTAAGATTCCTCTACCAATGGGGAGGCCAAAG GATGGTGTGGAGGTTGATAAGGCACCAACATCTGAAAGAAGCTTAAAGTCTCTAGCTATTCTGGCAAGACAAGTTAATGGAATCATGTCAGATCAG GGAGTTCGGCCTATGGCTGAAGTTGAAAAGGTTGCATCCTCTG GAAACACAAGTGGTTCAAGTTGGggaatttcatcaatttttggTGGAAGTGATAGTCGCACATCTGCTGCTAAAGAGAGCTTAACAACCAAGCAATATAGTGAACCTCAGAGCATGGAGCAAGTTTTCTCTATGATCCATTTGAGAGAG CCCCCAACTGTGCTTAGGCCCTCAGAAAGCCATTCAGAGCAGGAGTCTGTTGAAATTGCTGTGACAAAATTGCTATTGCGATCATACTATGACATTGTTAGGAAGAATATTGAGGACTCTGTACCTAAAGCAATTATGCATTTCCTG GTGAAGCATACAGAACGTGAACTGCATAATGTCTTTATTAGAAAGCTTTATAG AGAGAACCTATTTGAAGAGATGTTGCAGGAGCCTGATGAGGTAGCAACAAGGAGAAAGCGCACTCGAGAAACACTTCGGGTTCTTCAGCAGGCTCTCCGG ACACTGGATGAATTGCCGTTGGAGGCTGAATCAGTTGAGAGGGGATACAATATGGCTGCCGATCCAACAGGGTTGCCAAAGATCCATGGGCTATCGACATCATCAATGTATACCACTAGCAGTTTTTCCAATGATTCTTACACAGCTTCTCCAAATAACCCTAAGTACAGGAAGTCATCTAACTCAGGGGAGCTACAATCACATTATACTACTGCTGACTCTAATGGAAGTGGGCGAATGTACATGCCAG GAGCTGGCTCATAA
- the LOC123213971 gene encoding dynamin-related protein 3A-like isoform X4 — protein MAEEPATMPFPQQSTTAAVPLGGSVIPIVNKLQDIFAQLGSQSTIELPQVAVVGSQSSGKSSVLEALVGRDFLPRGNDICTRRPLVLQLLQINTDEEYGEFLHLPGKRFYDFSEIRRQIQAQTDKEAGGNKGVSDKQIRLKIFSPHVLDITLVDLPGITKVPVGEQPADIESRIRTMIMSYIKQPSCLILAVTPANSDLANSDALQIAGIADPDGYRTIGVITKLDIMDRGTDARNLLLGKVIPLRLGYVGVVNRSQEDIIHNRSIKDALVAEEKFFRSRPVYSGLADRCGVPQLAKKLNQILVQHIKAILPGLKSRIGSALVSVAKEHASYGEITESKAGQGALLLNILSKYSEAFSSTVEGKNEEMSTSELSGGARIHYIFQSIFVKSLEEVDPCEDLTDDDIRTAIQNATGPKSALFVPEVPFEVLVRRQIARLLDPSLQCARFIYDELIKISHRCLVNELQRFPVLRKRMDEVIGNFLREGLEPSETMIGHIIEMEMDYINTSHPNFIGGSKAVEMALQQIKSTKIPLPMGRPKDGVEVDKAPTSERSLKSLAILARQVNGIMSDQGVRPMAEVEKVASSGNTSGSSWGISSIFGGSDSRTSAAKESLTTKQYSEPQSMEQVFSMIHLREPPTVLRPSESHSEQESVEIAVTKLLLRSYYDIVRKNIEDSVPKAIMHFLDPIGRLCGLGEDKKQRVSMRILYISQALVYFYLFFSH, from the exons ATGGCGGAAGAACCTGCGACGATGCCGTTTCCACAGCAGTCAACGACGGCGGCTGTGCCGTTGGGAGGCTCCGTCATACCTATAGTGAATAAGCTACAGGACATCTTCGCTCAGCTTGGGAGTCAGTCCACGATCGAGCTTCCGCAGGTGGCGGTGGTCGGCAGTCAAAGCAGCGGCAAGTCCAGTGTTCTAGAAGCTCTCGTCGGTCGCGATTTTCTGCCGCGTGGGAATGATATTTGTACACGTCGTCCTCTCGTGCTTCAGCTCCTGCAGATTAACACTGACGAGGAGTACGGCGAGTTTCTGCACTTGCCTGGGAAGAGGTTTTATGATTTTTCGGAGATCAGGAGACAGATTCAG GCTCAAACAGACAAGGAAGCAGGAGGAAACAAAGGTGTATCAGACAAGCAAATCCGTTTGAAGATTTTTTCTCCTCATGTTCTTGATATTACACTTGTTGATCTGCCTGGTATAACAAAGGTTCCTGTGGGTGAGCAGCCTGCTGATATTGAATCACGAATCAGAACAATGATTATGTCATACATCAAACAACCAAGCTGTCTCATTCTAGCTGTTACACCAGCAAATTCAGATTTAGCAAACTCAGATGCTCTTCAAATTGCTGGAATTGCTGATCCAGATG GTTACAGAACCATAGGTGTAATCACAAAG TTGGATATTATGGATAGAGGTACTGATGCTCGTAATTTGTTGCTTGGTAAAGTAATTCCCCTCCGACTTGGTTATGTAGGCGTTGTGAATCGTAGTCAGGAG GATATTATTCACAACCGAAGTATTAAGGATGCTCTAGTAGCCGAAGAAAAGTTCTTCCGCAGTCGTCCG GTATATAGTGGTCTGGCAGATCGTTGTGGTGTTCCTCAGTTGGCAAAGAAATTGAACCAG ATTCTAGTACAGCATATCAAGGCTATACTTCCAGGGTTAAAGTCCCGCATAGGCTCTGCCCTGGTTTCTGTGGCAAAGGAGCATGCAAGCTATGGAGAAATCACAGAATCAAAG GCTGGTCAGGGAGCTCTTCTCCTGAATATTCTTTCTAAATACTCTGAAG CATTTTCTTCAACGGTGGAGGGGAAAAATGAGGAAATGTCCACATCTGAGCTTTCTGGTGGTGCAagaattcattatatatttcaatcaaTCTTTGTGAAGAGTTTAGAG GAAGTTGATCCATGTGAGGACTTGACTGATGATGACATTCGAACAGCTATTCAGAATGCAACTGGTCCTAAGTCTGCACTATTTGTACCAGAA GTACCATTTGAAGTTCTTGTTCGACGGCAAATTGCTCGTTTGTTAGATCCAAGTCTTCAGTGTGCCAGGTTCATATATGATGAGTTGATAAAG ATTAGCCATCGCTGTCTTGTGAATGAACTGCAACGCTTTCCTGTTCTCAGAAAGCGTATGGATGAAGTTATAGGGAACTTTCTGCGTGAAGGCCTTGAACCCTCTGAGACAATGATTGGACACATTATTGAAATGGAG ATGGACTATATAAACACttcccatccaaattttattgGTGGAAGTAAGGCTGTTGAGATGGCTCTGCAACAGATTAAGTCCACTAAGATTCCTCTACCAATGGGGAGGCCAAAG GATGGTGTGGAGGTTGATAAGGCACCAACATCTGAAAGAAGCTTAAAGTCTCTAGCTATTCTGGCAAGACAAGTTAATGGAATCATGTCAGATCAG GGAGTTCGGCCTATGGCTGAAGTTGAAAAGGTTGCATCCTCTG GAAACACAAGTGGTTCAAGTTGGggaatttcatcaatttttggTGGAAGTGATAGTCGCACATCTGCTGCTAAAGAGAGCTTAACAACCAAGCAATATAGTGAACCTCAGAGCATGGAGCAAGTTTTCTCTATGATCCATTTGAGAGAG CCCCCAACTGTGCTTAGGCCCTCAGAAAGCCATTCAGAGCAGGAGTCTGTTGAAATTGCTGTGACAAAATTGCTATTGCGATCATACTATGACATTGTTAGGAAGAATATTGAGGACTCTGTACCTAAAGCAATTATGCATTTCCTG GATCCAATAGGGCGTTTATGTGGTTTGGGTGAAGACAAAAAGCAACGTGTGTCAATGAGAATATTATACATCTCTCAGGCTCTGgtttatttttaccttttctttagTCATTAG
- the LOC123213971 gene encoding dynamin-related protein 3A-like isoform X3 codes for MAEEPATMPFPQQSTTAAVPLGGSVIPIVNKLQDIFAQLGSQSTIELPQVAVVGSQSSGKSSVLEALVGRDFLPRGNDICTRRPLVLQLLQINTDEEYGEFLHLPGKRFYDFSEIRRQIQAQTDKEAGGNKGVSDKQIRLKIFSPHVLDITLVDLPGITKVPVGEQPADIESRIRTMIMSYIKQPSCLILAVTPANSDLANSDALQIAGIADPDGYRTIGVITKLDIMDRGTDARNLLLGKVIPLRLGYVGVVNRSQEDIIHNRSIKDALVAEEKFFRSRPVYSGLADRCGVPQLAKKLNQILVQHIKAILPGLKSRIGSALVSVAKEHASYGEITESKAGQGALLLNILSKYSEAFSSTVEGKNEEMSTSELSGGARIHYIFQSIFVKSLEEVDPCEDLTDDDIRTAIQNATGPKSALFVPEVPFEVLVRRQIARLLDPSLQCARFIYDELIKISHRCLVNELQRFPVLRKRMDEVIGNFLREGLEPSETMIGHIIEMEMDYINTSHPNFIGGSKAVEMALQQIKSTKIPLPMGRPKDGVEVDKAPTSERSLKSLAILARQVNGIMSDQGVRPMAEVEKVASSGNTSGSSWGISSIFGGSDSRTSAAKESLTTKQYSEPQSMEQVFSMIHLREVKHTERELHNVFIRKLYRENLFEEMLQEPDEVATRRKRTRETLRVLQQALRTLDELPLEAESVERGYNMAADPTGLPKIHGLSTSSMYTTSSFSNDSYTASPNNPKYRKSSNSGELQSHYTTADSNGSGRMYMPGLYPTIDI; via the exons ATGGCGGAAGAACCTGCGACGATGCCGTTTCCACAGCAGTCAACGACGGCGGCTGTGCCGTTGGGAGGCTCCGTCATACCTATAGTGAATAAGCTACAGGACATCTTCGCTCAGCTTGGGAGTCAGTCCACGATCGAGCTTCCGCAGGTGGCGGTGGTCGGCAGTCAAAGCAGCGGCAAGTCCAGTGTTCTAGAAGCTCTCGTCGGTCGCGATTTTCTGCCGCGTGGGAATGATATTTGTACACGTCGTCCTCTCGTGCTTCAGCTCCTGCAGATTAACACTGACGAGGAGTACGGCGAGTTTCTGCACTTGCCTGGGAAGAGGTTTTATGATTTTTCGGAGATCAGGAGACAGATTCAG GCTCAAACAGACAAGGAAGCAGGAGGAAACAAAGGTGTATCAGACAAGCAAATCCGTTTGAAGATTTTTTCTCCTCATGTTCTTGATATTACACTTGTTGATCTGCCTGGTATAACAAAGGTTCCTGTGGGTGAGCAGCCTGCTGATATTGAATCACGAATCAGAACAATGATTATGTCATACATCAAACAACCAAGCTGTCTCATTCTAGCTGTTACACCAGCAAATTCAGATTTAGCAAACTCAGATGCTCTTCAAATTGCTGGAATTGCTGATCCAGATG GTTACAGAACCATAGGTGTAATCACAAAG TTGGATATTATGGATAGAGGTACTGATGCTCGTAATTTGTTGCTTGGTAAAGTAATTCCCCTCCGACTTGGTTATGTAGGCGTTGTGAATCGTAGTCAGGAG GATATTATTCACAACCGAAGTATTAAGGATGCTCTAGTAGCCGAAGAAAAGTTCTTCCGCAGTCGTCCG GTATATAGTGGTCTGGCAGATCGTTGTGGTGTTCCTCAGTTGGCAAAGAAATTGAACCAG ATTCTAGTACAGCATATCAAGGCTATACTTCCAGGGTTAAAGTCCCGCATAGGCTCTGCCCTGGTTTCTGTGGCAAAGGAGCATGCAAGCTATGGAGAAATCACAGAATCAAAG GCTGGTCAGGGAGCTCTTCTCCTGAATATTCTTTCTAAATACTCTGAAG CATTTTCTTCAACGGTGGAGGGGAAAAATGAGGAAATGTCCACATCTGAGCTTTCTGGTGGTGCAagaattcattatatatttcaatcaaTCTTTGTGAAGAGTTTAGAG GAAGTTGATCCATGTGAGGACTTGACTGATGATGACATTCGAACAGCTATTCAGAATGCAACTGGTCCTAAGTCTGCACTATTTGTACCAGAA GTACCATTTGAAGTTCTTGTTCGACGGCAAATTGCTCGTTTGTTAGATCCAAGTCTTCAGTGTGCCAGGTTCATATATGATGAGTTGATAAAG ATTAGCCATCGCTGTCTTGTGAATGAACTGCAACGCTTTCCTGTTCTCAGAAAGCGTATGGATGAAGTTATAGGGAACTTTCTGCGTGAAGGCCTTGAACCCTCTGAGACAATGATTGGACACATTATTGAAATGGAG ATGGACTATATAAACACttcccatccaaattttattgGTGGAAGTAAGGCTGTTGAGATGGCTCTGCAACAGATTAAGTCCACTAAGATTCCTCTACCAATGGGGAGGCCAAAG GATGGTGTGGAGGTTGATAAGGCACCAACATCTGAAAGAAGCTTAAAGTCTCTAGCTATTCTGGCAAGACAAGTTAATGGAATCATGTCAGATCAG GGAGTTCGGCCTATGGCTGAAGTTGAAAAGGTTGCATCCTCTG GAAACACAAGTGGTTCAAGTTGGggaatttcatcaatttttggTGGAAGTGATAGTCGCACATCTGCTGCTAAAGAGAGCTTAACAACCAAGCAATATAGTGAACCTCAGAGCATGGAGCAAGTTTTCTCTATGATCCATTTGAGAGAG GTGAAGCATACAGAACGTGAACTGCATAATGTCTTTATTAGAAAGCTTTATAG AGAGAACCTATTTGAAGAGATGTTGCAGGAGCCTGATGAGGTAGCAACAAGGAGAAAGCGCACTCGAGAAACACTTCGGGTTCTTCAGCAGGCTCTCCGG ACACTGGATGAATTGCCGTTGGAGGCTGAATCAGTTGAGAGGGGATACAATATGGCTGCCGATCCAACAGGGTTGCCAAAGATCCATGGGCTATCGACATCATCAATGTATACCACTAGCAGTTTTTCCAATGATTCTTACACAGCTTCTCCAAATAACCCTAAGTACAGGAAGTCATCTAACTCAGGGGAGCTACAATCACATTATACTACTGCTGACTCTAATGGAAGTGGGCGAATGTACATGCCAGGTCTCTATCCAACAATTGATATATAA
- the LOC123213971 gene encoding dynamin-related protein 3A-like isoform X1: protein MAEEPATMPFPQQSTTAAVPLGGSVIPIVNKLQDIFAQLGSQSTIELPQVAVVGSQSSGKSSVLEALVGRDFLPRGNDICTRRPLVLQLLQINTDEEYGEFLHLPGKRFYDFSEIRRQIQAQTDKEAGGNKGVSDKQIRLKIFSPHVLDITLVDLPGITKVPVGEQPADIESRIRTMIMSYIKQPSCLILAVTPANSDLANSDALQIAGIADPDGYRTIGVITKLDIMDRGTDARNLLLGKVIPLRLGYVGVVNRSQEDIIHNRSIKDALVAEEKFFRSRPVYSGLADRCGVPQLAKKLNQILVQHIKAILPGLKSRIGSALVSVAKEHASYGEITESKAGQGALLLNILSKYSEAFSSTVEGKNEEMSTSELSGGARIHYIFQSIFVKSLEEVDPCEDLTDDDIRTAIQNATGPKSALFVPEVPFEVLVRRQIARLLDPSLQCARFIYDELIKISHRCLVNELQRFPVLRKRMDEVIGNFLREGLEPSETMIGHIIEMEMDYINTSHPNFIGGSKAVEMALQQIKSTKIPLPMGRPKDGVEVDKAPTSERSLKSLAILARQVNGIMSDQGVRPMAEVEKVASSGNTSGSSWGISSIFGGSDSRTSAAKESLTTKQYSEPQSMEQVFSMIHLREPPTVLRPSESHSEQESVEIAVTKLLLRSYYDIVRKNIEDSVPKAIMHFLVKHTERELHNVFIRKLYRENLFEEMLQEPDEVATRRKRTRETLRVLQQALRTLDELPLEAESVERGYNMAADPTGLPKIHGLSTSSMYTTSSFSNDSYTASPNNPKYRKSSNSGELQSHYTTADSNGSGRMYMPGLYPTIDI, encoded by the exons ATGGCGGAAGAACCTGCGACGATGCCGTTTCCACAGCAGTCAACGACGGCGGCTGTGCCGTTGGGAGGCTCCGTCATACCTATAGTGAATAAGCTACAGGACATCTTCGCTCAGCTTGGGAGTCAGTCCACGATCGAGCTTCCGCAGGTGGCGGTGGTCGGCAGTCAAAGCAGCGGCAAGTCCAGTGTTCTAGAAGCTCTCGTCGGTCGCGATTTTCTGCCGCGTGGGAATGATATTTGTACACGTCGTCCTCTCGTGCTTCAGCTCCTGCAGATTAACACTGACGAGGAGTACGGCGAGTTTCTGCACTTGCCTGGGAAGAGGTTTTATGATTTTTCGGAGATCAGGAGACAGATTCAG GCTCAAACAGACAAGGAAGCAGGAGGAAACAAAGGTGTATCAGACAAGCAAATCCGTTTGAAGATTTTTTCTCCTCATGTTCTTGATATTACACTTGTTGATCTGCCTGGTATAACAAAGGTTCCTGTGGGTGAGCAGCCTGCTGATATTGAATCACGAATCAGAACAATGATTATGTCATACATCAAACAACCAAGCTGTCTCATTCTAGCTGTTACACCAGCAAATTCAGATTTAGCAAACTCAGATGCTCTTCAAATTGCTGGAATTGCTGATCCAGATG GTTACAGAACCATAGGTGTAATCACAAAG TTGGATATTATGGATAGAGGTACTGATGCTCGTAATTTGTTGCTTGGTAAAGTAATTCCCCTCCGACTTGGTTATGTAGGCGTTGTGAATCGTAGTCAGGAG GATATTATTCACAACCGAAGTATTAAGGATGCTCTAGTAGCCGAAGAAAAGTTCTTCCGCAGTCGTCCG GTATATAGTGGTCTGGCAGATCGTTGTGGTGTTCCTCAGTTGGCAAAGAAATTGAACCAG ATTCTAGTACAGCATATCAAGGCTATACTTCCAGGGTTAAAGTCCCGCATAGGCTCTGCCCTGGTTTCTGTGGCAAAGGAGCATGCAAGCTATGGAGAAATCACAGAATCAAAG GCTGGTCAGGGAGCTCTTCTCCTGAATATTCTTTCTAAATACTCTGAAG CATTTTCTTCAACGGTGGAGGGGAAAAATGAGGAAATGTCCACATCTGAGCTTTCTGGTGGTGCAagaattcattatatatttcaatcaaTCTTTGTGAAGAGTTTAGAG GAAGTTGATCCATGTGAGGACTTGACTGATGATGACATTCGAACAGCTATTCAGAATGCAACTGGTCCTAAGTCTGCACTATTTGTACCAGAA GTACCATTTGAAGTTCTTGTTCGACGGCAAATTGCTCGTTTGTTAGATCCAAGTCTTCAGTGTGCCAGGTTCATATATGATGAGTTGATAAAG ATTAGCCATCGCTGTCTTGTGAATGAACTGCAACGCTTTCCTGTTCTCAGAAAGCGTATGGATGAAGTTATAGGGAACTTTCTGCGTGAAGGCCTTGAACCCTCTGAGACAATGATTGGACACATTATTGAAATGGAG ATGGACTATATAAACACttcccatccaaattttattgGTGGAAGTAAGGCTGTTGAGATGGCTCTGCAACAGATTAAGTCCACTAAGATTCCTCTACCAATGGGGAGGCCAAAG GATGGTGTGGAGGTTGATAAGGCACCAACATCTGAAAGAAGCTTAAAGTCTCTAGCTATTCTGGCAAGACAAGTTAATGGAATCATGTCAGATCAG GGAGTTCGGCCTATGGCTGAAGTTGAAAAGGTTGCATCCTCTG GAAACACAAGTGGTTCAAGTTGGggaatttcatcaatttttggTGGAAGTGATAGTCGCACATCTGCTGCTAAAGAGAGCTTAACAACCAAGCAATATAGTGAACCTCAGAGCATGGAGCAAGTTTTCTCTATGATCCATTTGAGAGAG CCCCCAACTGTGCTTAGGCCCTCAGAAAGCCATTCAGAGCAGGAGTCTGTTGAAATTGCTGTGACAAAATTGCTATTGCGATCATACTATGACATTGTTAGGAAGAATATTGAGGACTCTGTACCTAAAGCAATTATGCATTTCCTG GTGAAGCATACAGAACGTGAACTGCATAATGTCTTTATTAGAAAGCTTTATAG AGAGAACCTATTTGAAGAGATGTTGCAGGAGCCTGATGAGGTAGCAACAAGGAGAAAGCGCACTCGAGAAACACTTCGGGTTCTTCAGCAGGCTCTCCGG ACACTGGATGAATTGCCGTTGGAGGCTGAATCAGTTGAGAGGGGATACAATATGGCTGCCGATCCAACAGGGTTGCCAAAGATCCATGGGCTATCGACATCATCAATGTATACCACTAGCAGTTTTTCCAATGATTCTTACACAGCTTCTCCAAATAACCCTAAGTACAGGAAGTCATCTAACTCAGGGGAGCTACAATCACATTATACTACTGCTGACTCTAATGGAAGTGGGCGAATGTACATGCCAGGTCTCTATCCAACAATTGATATATAA
- the LOC123214261 gene encoding uncharacterized protein LOC123214261, with protein sequence MKIVNQLTFLGEVISENKVVVQVLVSLSKKFQVKISSLEDLKDMSTMTISELSNSLQAVELRQAFRDKVIVYEGAFAANQTTKMHAGSSSNKQQFGKKGKEKKESFDRRQKGKKSKFPPCQHCKKTSHTERYYWYRPEMQCKGCKEFGHMEKVCKNKGKTNQQQAQVAKKLQEKEEQPEEQLFTTNCYRTQLYSQTWLLDNGCTKHMTSDESLFVNLKKSKISKFKIRNGEYLQVKGVGTIFVNTSSGTKMINDVLFVLGITLNLLSIGQMLEKNYFLKFDNKKCFVYDLDGVELMIVKMMHRSFCLELSELNAQTFVSSDQESVKWHKRLGHFHGKGLKLLHEKELTVGVPKVAMIERVFQACQLGKQTKLSFSKNETLKAKEKL encoded by the coding sequence ATGAAAATTGTGAACCAGCTTACTTTTCTTGGAGAAGTGATTTCTGAAAATAAAGTTGTGGTGCAAGTGTTAGTGAGTCTGTCGAAAAAGTTTCAGGTAAAGATCTCCTCATTGGAAGATTTGAAAGACATGAGCACCATGACCATTTCAGAGCTTTCAAACTCCTTACAAGCTGTGGAATTGAGACAAGCATTCAGAGATAAAGTTATAGTATATGAAGGGGCTTTTGCTGCAaaccaaacaacaaaaatgCATGCTGGTTCTAGTTCAAATAAGCAGCAATTTGgtaaaaaagggaaagaaaagaaagagagctttGATAGAAGgcaaaaagggaagaaaagtaAATTTCCACCTTGCCAACATTGTAAAAAAACCAGCCACACAGAGAGGTATTATTGGTATAGACCTGAAATGCAATGTAAAGGGTGTAAAGAATTTGGTCATATGGAGAAAGTATGCAAGAACAAGGGTAAAACAAATCAGCAACAAGCTCAAGTTGCTAAAAAATTACAGGAGAAGGAAGAGCAACCTGAGGAGCAGTTGTTTACAACAAACTGTTATAGAACTCAACTCTACTCTCAAACTTGGTTATTAGACAACGGATGCACCAAACATATGACTTCAGATGAAAGTCTTTTTGTCAACTTGAAGAAGAGCAaaatctctaaatttaaaattagaaatgggGAGTATTTGCAAGTGAAAGGAGTTGGCACAATTTTTGTCAACACATCATCAGGTACAAAAATGATTAATGATGTCTTATTTGTGCTTGGTATAACTCTCAATTTATTGAGTATTGGTCAGATGCTAGAAAagaattactttttaaaatttgataataaaaaatgcttTGTGTATGATTTGGATGGGGTTGAATTAATGATAGTCAAAATGATGCATAGAAGCTTTTGTTTAGAGTTAAGTGAGTTGAATGCTCAAACATTTGTTAGTAGTGATCAGGAGTCAGTTAAATGGCATAAAAGACTAGGCCACTTTCATGGAAAAGGGCTCAAACTTTTGCATGAAAAAGAGCTCACTGTTGGGGTGCCAAAAGTGGCAATGATAGAAAGAGTATTTCAAGCTTGTCAATTAGGCAAGCAAaccaaactctcattctcaaaGAATGAAACATTGAAGGCCAAAGAGAAACTATAA